From a region of the Mycobacteroides saopaulense genome:
- a CDS encoding L-threonylcarbamoyladenylate synthase, which produces MTVVYDCQDAATRQEGIDAAASALKAGELVVMPTDTVYGLGCDAFDSNAVTALLAAKGRGRDMPVGVLVGSWHTIDGLVFAVPSAARELIEAFWPGPLSIIVRHAPSLSWDLGDAQGSVMLRMPLHPVAIDLLRAVGPMAVSSANVSGQPPALTAAQARDQLDDKVAVYLDGGTAELGAASTIVDLTGPVPLIVREGPITREQIVDVIGGDVGPGESGEPTGS; this is translated from the coding sequence GTGACCGTCGTCTACGACTGCCAAGACGCTGCGACCCGCCAGGAGGGTATCGACGCGGCGGCGAGCGCGCTCAAGGCCGGTGAACTGGTCGTCATGCCTACCGACACTGTTTACGGATTGGGTTGTGACGCATTTGATTCCAATGCCGTCACGGCGTTGCTGGCCGCCAAGGGGCGCGGCCGGGACATGCCCGTCGGCGTGCTCGTCGGATCGTGGCACACCATCGACGGACTGGTGTTCGCGGTTCCGTCGGCAGCCCGCGAGCTCATCGAGGCATTCTGGCCGGGGCCGCTGAGCATCATCGTGCGGCATGCGCCGTCGCTGTCCTGGGACCTTGGGGACGCTCAGGGCAGTGTCATGTTGCGCATGCCCTTGCATCCGGTGGCCATCGACCTGCTGCGTGCAGTCGGTCCGATGGCCGTCTCCAGCGCCAACGTGTCGGGGCAACCCCCGGCGCTCACGGCCGCACAGGCCCGCGATCAATTGGACGACAAGGTCGCGGTGTACCTGGACGGCGGCACGGCCGAGCTGGGCGCGGCATCGACCATCGTCGACCTCACCGGGCCGGTGCCGCTGATCGTGCGCGAGGGGCCGATCACCCGGGAGCAGATCGTCGATGTGATCGGCGGCGACGTCGGGCCGGGCGAGTCGGGGGAGCCCACAGGATCTTGA
- the prmC gene encoding peptide chain release factor N(5)-glutamine methyltransferase, with amino-acid sequence MLRQLIAEAVESLSRAGVSSPQVDAEELAAHLLGIPRSRLRFAEVPAEFSEGYRDLVARRVRRIPLQHLIGSAAFGPIEVRVGPGVFIPRPETESLYVWAAGELAPGVTVVELCAGTAALAIALSRDEPTARVIAVELDEGALSYTRQNAAGTMVEVIQADVTAPSLLAEFDGTVDLIVTNPPYIPDGVELEPEVAQHDPPLALFAGVDGLAVIAPIVTAAGRLLAPGGVIGVEHDDTNGGQTCELFTASGLFDEVVQRYDLAGRPRFVTARRKSSAS; translated from the coding sequence ATGTTGCGTCAGCTGATCGCGGAGGCGGTTGAGTCACTTTCCCGGGCAGGGGTTTCCAGCCCGCAGGTGGATGCAGAAGAGCTTGCGGCGCACCTGCTCGGGATCCCGCGGTCGCGGCTGCGCTTCGCCGAGGTACCCGCGGAATTCTCTGAGGGTTACCGCGATCTGGTTGCTCGGCGGGTGCGACGGATTCCCTTGCAGCACTTGATTGGAAGTGCCGCGTTCGGCCCCATCGAGGTGCGCGTTGGTCCTGGCGTGTTCATTCCGCGTCCCGAGACGGAATCTCTTTATGTTTGGGCGGCAGGTGAATTGGCTCCTGGCGTGACGGTCGTCGAGCTGTGTGCAGGGACGGCGGCACTCGCTATCGCCTTGTCGCGTGACGAGCCCACCGCCCGTGTCATCGCCGTCGAACTCGACGAGGGCGCGCTGAGCTACACGCGGCAGAACGCCGCGGGCACCATGGTCGAGGTGATCCAGGCCGACGTGACCGCGCCGTCGCTGCTGGCCGAGTTTGACGGCACGGTCGATCTGATCGTCACCAACCCGCCCTACATCCCCGACGGTGTCGAACTGGAGCCCGAAGTGGCGCAGCATGATCCGCCGCTTGCGCTCTTCGCGGGGGTCGATGGGCTCGCCGTCATCGCGCCCATCGTGACCGCCGCCGGCCGCTTGCTGGCGCCGGGAGGGGTCATCGGTGTGGAACACGATGACACCAATGGCGGCCAGACGTGCGAGTTGTTCACGGCCAGTGGCCTGTTCGACGAGGTTGTACAGCGATACGACCTGGCGGGGCGGCCGAGATTCGTCACCGCTCGCCGGAAATCCTCGGCGTCATAG
- a CDS encoding ATP synthase subunit I: MTTPDAPLVLPALAFRPLRLAVLCGVLGALALLAAALLGQWQLGAFFVFGLGLGLVNALLVRQSAEVITAQDNPSKQKMAINSAARLMIITVIALVIAFVFRPAGLGVFFGVALFQVLLVLTTAVPVWKGIRSVSSEQGAA, encoded by the coding sequence GTGACAACGCCCGACGCCCCGCTGGTTCTTCCGGCATTGGCGTTTCGTCCGTTGCGTTTGGCGGTTTTGTGTGGCGTTCTCGGTGCTCTGGCTCTGCTGGCCGCCGCTCTGCTGGGGCAATGGCAGCTCGGCGCCTTCTTCGTCTTCGGGCTTGGACTCGGCCTGGTGAACGCTCTCCTCGTTCGCCAATCCGCGGAAGTGATTACCGCACAAGACAATCCAAGCAAGCAGAAAATGGCCATCAATTCCGCGGCGCGGTTGATGATCATTACCGTTATCGCCCTGGTGATCGCCTTCGTTTTCCGCCCCGCTGGTCTTGGGGTGTTCTTCGGAGTCGCGTTGTTCCAGGTGCTGCTGGTGTTGACCACCGCCGTGCCGGTGTGGAAAGGGATCCGTTCAGTGAGCAGTGAGCAGGGCGCGGCATGA
- the rho gene encoding transcription termination factor Rho has product MTDTDLIATEAAPVTPEAPTAASSDRPAKERRGDGLGALSTMVLPELRALASQVGVKGTSGMRKGDLIAAIREHQGALGAPKNNNQATQAQQPQASSAPAEAAQKESAQKESAQKEPAQTESAQTALDLPTEAPKSAPSSDSAQDSEGRDAENGGAPREGRGERRRNQNQHSQNAEGERKQQNGARDNRDNGDNTENSGRDGGSGGQNSDNQDNQNQGNRGDDGEGRSRRGRRTRERRRGRDRNNSGNEGGETELREDDVVQPVAGILDVLDNYAFVRTSGYLAGPNDVYVSMNLVRKNGLRRGDAITGAVRVPRDPDAGNQNQRQKFNPLVRLDSVNGGPVEDARKRPEFGKLTPLYPNQRLRLETTTEKLTTRVIDLIMPIGKGQRALIVSPPKAGKTMILQNIANAISVNNPECHLMVVLIDERPEEVTDMQRSVKGEVIASTFDRPPSDHTAVAELAIERAKRLVEQGKDVVVLLDSITRLGRAYNNASPASGRILSGGVDSTALYPPKRFLGAARNIEHGGSLTIIATAMVETGSTGDTVIFEEFKGTGNAELKLDRKIAERRVFPAVDVNPSSTRKDELLLSSDEFAIVHKLRRLLSGLDSHQAIDLLMSQLRKTKNNYEFLVQVSKNTPGAANVEEPQYS; this is encoded by the coding sequence GTGACCGATACGGACCTCATCGCGACCGAAGCCGCCCCGGTAACTCCGGAGGCGCCGACCGCAGCCTCATCCGATCGCCCTGCCAAGGAGCGTCGGGGTGACGGACTGGGTGCGCTGTCGACGATGGTGTTGCCGGAGTTGCGTGCGCTGGCCAGCCAGGTAGGCGTCAAGGGCACCTCCGGAATGCGTAAGGGCGACTTGATCGCCGCCATCCGCGAGCATCAGGGCGCGCTGGGCGCGCCCAAGAACAACAATCAGGCGACGCAGGCCCAGCAGCCGCAGGCCTCCTCGGCGCCGGCAGAAGCCGCCCAGAAAGAATCGGCCCAGAAGGAATCGGCCCAGAAGGAGCCCGCGCAGACCGAGTCGGCTCAGACCGCGCTCGATCTGCCCACCGAGGCGCCCAAGTCTGCGCCGTCGTCGGACTCGGCCCAGGACTCGGAGGGCAGGGACGCCGAGAACGGCGGCGCGCCCCGCGAGGGCCGTGGTGAACGGCGTCGCAATCAGAACCAGCACAGCCAGAACGCCGAGGGTGAGCGCAAGCAGCAGAACGGCGCCCGCGACAACCGCGACAACGGCGACAACACCGAGAACTCGGGTCGCGATGGCGGCTCGGGAGGCCAGAACTCGGACAACCAGGACAACCAGAACCAGGGCAACCGCGGCGACGACGGCGAGGGCCGCAGTCGTCGTGGCCGTCGTACTCGTGAACGCCGTCGTGGTCGCGATCGCAACAACAGCGGCAACGAGGGTGGCGAGACCGAGCTGCGCGAGGACGACGTCGTCCAGCCGGTGGCCGGAATTCTCGACGTGCTGGACAACTACGCGTTCGTCCGCACGTCCGGCTACCTGGCCGGCCCCAACGACGTCTACGTGTCGATGAACCTCGTGCGCAAGAACGGGCTGCGTCGCGGTGACGCGATCACCGGCGCCGTGCGGGTGCCCCGCGATCCGGACGCCGGGAACCAGAACCAGCGGCAGAAGTTCAACCCGCTGGTGCGCCTGGACTCCGTCAACGGCGGCCCGGTCGAGGACGCCCGGAAGCGCCCCGAGTTCGGCAAGCTGACCCCGCTGTACCCGAACCAGCGCCTGCGGTTGGAGACCACCACCGAGAAGCTGACCACGCGCGTGATCGACCTGATCATGCCCATCGGTAAGGGGCAGCGCGCCCTGATCGTGTCCCCGCCCAAGGCGGGTAAGACCATGATCCTGCAGAACATCGCCAACGCGATTTCGGTGAACAACCCGGAGTGCCACCTCATGGTGGTGCTTATCGACGAACGGCCCGAAGAGGTCACCGACATGCAGCGCTCGGTCAAGGGTGAGGTCATCGCCTCGACCTTCGATCGGCCGCCGTCAGATCACACCGCCGTGGCCGAGCTGGCCATCGAACGGGCCAAGCGTCTGGTGGAGCAGGGCAAGGATGTGGTGGTGCTGCTCGATTCGATCACCCGTCTGGGCCGTGCGTACAACAACGCCTCCCCGGCATCGGGCCGCATTCTGTCCGGTGGTGTCGACTCGACCGCGCTGTATCCGCCCAAGCGCTTCCTGGGCGCCGCACGCAACATCGAGCACGGCGGTTCGCTGACGATCATCGCCACGGCGATGGTCGAGACCGGCTCCACCGGTGACACGGTCATCTTCGAGGAGTTCAAGGGCACCGGTAACGCCGAGCTCAAGCTCGACCGCAAGATCGCCGAACGACGGGTGTTCCCGGCCGTCGACGTCAACCCGTCCAGCACGCGTAAGGACGAACTGCTGCTGTCCTCGGACGAGTTCGCCATCGTGCACAAGCTGCGCCGACTGCTCTCGGGCCTGGATTCACATCAGGCCATCGATCTGCTGATGAGTCAGCTGCGTAAGACCAAGAACAACTACGAGTTCCTGGTTCAGGTTTCCAAGAACACCCCGGGTGCCGCAAACGTCGAGGAGCCGCAGTACAGCTAA
- the rpmE gene encoding 50S ribosomal protein L31 produces MKSGIHPTYVETNVVCGCGNTFTTRSTKDSGHIVVEVCSQCHPFYTGKQKILDSGGRVARFEARYGKRKAAADK; encoded by the coding sequence ATGAAATCGGGTATCCACCCCACCTACGTCGAGACCAACGTGGTCTGCGGCTGCGGTAACACCTTCACCACCCGCAGCACCAAGGACAGCGGCCACATCGTGGTCGAGGTCTGCTCGCAGTGCCACCCGTTCTACACCGGCAAGCAGAAGATCCTGGACAGCGGCGGCCGCGTCGCCCGGTTCGAAGCCCGGTACGGCAAGCGCAAGGCCGCAGCCGACAAATAG
- a CDS encoding MarR family winged helix-turn-helix transcriptional regulator, with product MAPNPALLMFVALRAAERQTMEAVAATGADITQAQARLMARLDHEHGSRLTDLAEQADVTKQTAGALVDQLQRGGYVTRVPDPSDGRARRVTLTARGKELADAANAVVAQVHAQWRKHLGAKAYDQMVDSLTRLREITDPYR from the coding sequence ATGGCACCGAATCCAGCGTTGTTGATGTTCGTGGCGCTACGGGCGGCCGAGCGCCAGACCATGGAGGCCGTCGCTGCCACCGGGGCCGATATCACCCAGGCACAGGCGCGGCTGATGGCACGGCTAGATCATGAGCACGGCTCTCGCCTCACCGATCTCGCCGAGCAGGCGGACGTGACAAAACAGACCGCCGGTGCTCTCGTGGACCAGCTACAGCGAGGCGGGTACGTGACTCGCGTGCCGGACCCATCCGACGGCAGAGCCCGCCGGGTGACACTGACGGCACGCGGCAAGGAGTTGGCAGATGCCGCAAACGCGGTGGTCGCCCAGGTGCATGCGCAATGGCGAAAACACCTGGGCGCCAAGGCCTACGACCAGATGGTCGACAGCCTGACGAGGCTACGAGAGATCACCGATCCGTACCGGTGA
- a CDS encoding maleylpyruvate isomerase family mycothiol-dependent enzyme, whose translation MDDDVMWGHIDAGRAGVADMLSSLSPEQWSTPSLCDGWTVRDVAVHLTQAHMGLGQFLSVAVRSGFRFNTMIRRAAQDEAMGPEQIVGALRAMVGSRRKAPGAFPLLDVIVHTQDIAVPLGIDRPMPPDAAVDSAQRLWGMRFPLHLARASRGLSFRATDCEFTIGQGPEVSGPMRDIVLVLSGRQAGLAGLSGAADRIRLGA comes from the coding sequence GTGGACGACGACGTCATGTGGGGGCACATCGATGCGGGACGCGCCGGTGTCGCGGACATGCTCAGCTCCCTGTCTCCGGAGCAATGGTCGACACCGTCGCTCTGCGATGGCTGGACCGTGCGCGACGTGGCGGTGCACCTCACGCAGGCTCATATGGGGTTGGGGCAGTTCCTGTCCGTCGCGGTTCGGTCGGGATTCCGGTTCAACACGATGATTCGCCGCGCGGCGCAGGATGAGGCCATGGGGCCCGAGCAGATCGTCGGCGCCCTGCGGGCGATGGTCGGATCACGGCGCAAAGCCCCCGGTGCGTTCCCGCTTCTCGATGTCATCGTCCATACCCAGGACATCGCCGTCCCCCTCGGGATTGATCGGCCCATGCCGCCGGATGCCGCCGTCGACTCCGCGCAGCGGCTGTGGGGCATGCGTTTTCCGTTGCACCTTGCGCGTGCGTCGCGCGGCCTTTCCTTCCGGGCCACCGACTGTGAGTTCACGATCGGTCAGGGACCTGAGGTGAGCGGACCCATGCGCGACATCGTGTTGGTGCTGTCCGGCCGACAAGCCGGACTCGCCGGCTTGTCGGGTGCCGCGGACAGAATTCGACTGGGTGCGTAG
- the prfA gene encoding peptide chain release factor 1, whose amino-acid sequence MSETSLIDAMLAEHAELEKQLADPALHADAGAARKAGRRFAMLSPIVATHRKLVSARDDLATARELSADDPSFADEVTELESSIAELETQLSDMLAPRDPHDGDDILLEVKSGEGGEESALFAADLARMYIRYAERHGWKVTVLDETESDLGGYKDATLAIASKGDSADGVWSRLKFEGGVHRVQRVPVTESQGRVHTSAAGVLVYPEPEEVEEIQIDESDLRIDVYRSSGKGGQGVNTTDSAVRITHLPTGIVVTCQNERSQLQNKARAMQVLAARLQALAEEQAQADASAGRASQIRTVDRSERIRTYNFPENRITDHRVGFKAHNLDQVLDGDLDALFDALAVADRKARLQEA is encoded by the coding sequence ATGAGCGAGACGTCACTGATCGACGCGATGCTGGCCGAGCACGCCGAGCTGGAGAAGCAACTGGCCGACCCGGCGCTGCACGCCGATGCGGGCGCCGCACGTAAGGCCGGTCGCCGGTTCGCGATGCTGTCGCCGATCGTCGCCACCCACCGCAAGCTCGTCAGCGCCCGTGACGATTTGGCCACTGCCCGTGAGCTGTCCGCGGACGATCCCTCCTTCGCCGACGAGGTGACGGAGTTGGAGTCGTCGATCGCCGAGCTGGAAACCCAGCTTTCGGACATGCTGGCTCCGCGCGATCCCCACGACGGCGATGACATCCTGCTGGAAGTGAAATCCGGCGAGGGCGGCGAGGAATCGGCGCTGTTCGCGGCCGATCTGGCCCGCATGTACATCCGCTACGCCGAGCGGCATGGCTGGAAGGTCACGGTTCTCGACGAGACCGAGTCCGATCTCGGTGGGTACAAGGACGCCACCCTTGCGATCGCCAGCAAGGGCGATAGCGCCGACGGCGTCTGGTCACGGCTGAAGTTCGAGGGTGGAGTGCACCGCGTCCAGCGTGTTCCCGTCACCGAATCTCAAGGGCGCGTGCATACCTCGGCCGCCGGTGTGTTGGTCTACCCCGAACCCGAAGAGGTCGAGGAAATTCAGATCGACGAATCGGATCTGCGCATCGACGTGTACCGCTCCTCCGGCAAGGGCGGACAGGGCGTCAACACCACCGACTCGGCGGTCCGTATCACGCACCTGCCGACCGGTATTGTCGTGACCTGCCAGAACGAGCGTTCCCAGCTGCAAAACAAGGCGCGTGCCATGCAGGTTCTGGCGGCACGGCTGCAGGCGCTCGCCGAGGAGCAGGCGCAGGCCGATGCCTCGGCCGGTCGCGCCAGCCAGATCCGCACCGTGGACCGCAGCGAGCGGATTCGTACCTACAATTTCCCGGAGAACCGCATTACCGATCACCGCGTCGGGTTCAAGGCGCACAACCTGGACCAGGTGCTCGACGGTGACTTGGATGCGCTGTTCGACGCGTTGGCCGTCGCCGACCGGAAGGCCCGTCTGCAGGAGGCCTGA
- a CDS encoding glycosyltransferase family 4 protein, with translation MSELLALADRGAGVPLRELALVGLTAAITTFFCTGGVRMFATRVGAVAYPRERDVHLQPTPRMGGLGMYLGVCAAIFLASQLPALTRGFVYSSGMPAVVVAGGIIMVVGLIDDKWGLDALTKFAGQVTAASVLVTMGVAWSMIYIPFGGVGTIVLDQMSSILVTLALTVSIVNAMNFVDGLDGLAAGLGLITAAAICVFSVGLLRSHGGDVLYYPPAVISVVLAGACLGFLPHNFHRARIFMGDSGSMLIGLMLAAASTTAAGPISQSSYGAKDMFVLLSPFLLVIAVMLVPALDALLAIIRRTRAGRSPFSPDKMHLHHRLLQIGHSHRKAVLIIYLWVAIIAFGAASTIFFEPRYAGAVVVGAIGIAIVATVIPLLRREEANRVLETESDPTPSA, from the coding sequence GTGAGTGAGCTGCTGGCCCTTGCCGATCGCGGTGCGGGCGTACCTCTGCGTGAGCTTGCCCTGGTCGGGCTGACGGCGGCCATCACGACGTTCTTCTGCACCGGCGGCGTGCGGATGTTCGCGACCCGGGTGGGTGCGGTGGCCTATCCGCGCGAACGTGATGTGCACCTGCAGCCGACTCCCCGAATGGGTGGTCTCGGGATGTATCTGGGTGTTTGTGCAGCGATCTTCCTGGCCTCGCAACTACCCGCCCTGACAAGGGGTTTCGTCTACTCCTCGGGTATGCCCGCCGTCGTCGTGGCGGGAGGCATCATCATGGTGGTCGGTCTTATCGACGACAAATGGGGCCTGGACGCGCTGACCAAGTTCGCCGGTCAGGTCACCGCCGCCAGCGTGTTGGTCACGATGGGTGTCGCGTGGAGCATGATCTACATCCCGTTCGGCGGGGTGGGGACGATCGTGCTGGACCAGATGTCGTCGATCCTGGTGACGCTCGCGTTGACGGTGTCGATCGTCAACGCGATGAATTTCGTCGACGGTCTCGATGGTCTGGCCGCGGGCCTGGGGCTCATCACCGCCGCTGCCATCTGCGTCTTCTCGGTAGGACTGCTGCGCAGCCACGGGGGCGACGTCTTGTACTACCCACCCGCGGTGATCTCGGTGGTACTGGCCGGGGCCTGCCTGGGCTTCCTTCCGCACAACTTCCACCGGGCCCGCATCTTCATGGGGGACTCGGGCTCCATGCTCATCGGTCTGATGCTGGCCGCGGCGTCGACAACGGCGGCGGGCCCCATCTCGCAGAGCTCGTACGGCGCCAAGGACATGTTCGTCCTGCTGTCACCGTTCCTGTTGGTGATCGCGGTGATGCTGGTGCCGGCGCTGGACGCGTTGTTGGCGATCATCCGTCGTACCCGTGCCGGGCGCAGCCCGTTCAGTCCCGACAAGATGCATCTGCACCACCGGCTGCTGCAGATCGGTCATTCGCATCGCAAGGCGGTGCTGATCATCTACCTATGGGTCGCGATCATCGCGTTCGGTGCGGCCAGCACCATCTTCTTCGAGCCCCGCTATGCCGGAGCGGTCGTGGTGGGAGCGATCGGTATTGCCATTGTCGCAACGGTCATCCCCTTGCTGCGCCGCGAAGAAGCCAATCGGGTCTTGGAGACCGAATCGGACCCGACTCCGTCGGCGTAA